A single Sebastes umbrosus isolate fSebUmb1 unplaced genomic scaffold, fSebUmb1.pri scaffold_185_arrow_ctg1, whole genome shotgun sequence DNA region contains:
- the LOC119484382 gene encoding profilin-2-like: MSWDDHIASLRFGGLITEAAICGFDGSVWAASESLKGIITAEQVKCLIGPSSAMTECGPTVGNIKCMFVKDDRDNEQSFCLHLKGNKNSGLQTVCVGKTSKAIVIGIAPPNASIAQRVFTTTKLLRDNKC; this comes from the exons atgtCGTGGGACGACCACATCGCCTCGCTGAGGTTCGGAGGACTCATTACAGAAGCAGCCATCTGTGGGTTCGATGGGTCGGTATGGGCCGCCTCAGAGAGCCTGAAGGGTATTATCACG gcgGAGCAAGTTAAGTGCCTAATTGGACCCTCAAGTGCCATGACAGAGTGTGGCCCGACGGTCGGAAATATTAAGTGCATGTTTGTGAAAGATGACCGCGACAATGAGCAGAGCTTCTGCTTGCACCTGAAGGGCAATAAAAACTCTGGACTACAAACCGTCTGTGTTGGCAAGACCTCGAAAG cTATTGTCATCGGTATAGCTCCACCAAATGCTTCCATCGCCCAAAGAGTGTTCACGACCACGAAGCTCCTGAGAGACAACAAATGTTAA